In Plectropomus leopardus isolate mb chromosome 20, YSFRI_Pleo_2.0, whole genome shotgun sequence, one DNA window encodes the following:
- the LOC121960108 gene encoding histone H3-like centromeric protein A isoform X2, translating to MRHDDSSASRRKGKIPKRRPPLPSPGTSGSTPKSPRRKPPPASPKKRRFRPGTKALMEIRKFQKSTDLLLRKGPFSRLVREVCESFSRESLRWQVYALLALQEAAEAFLVMIFSDANLCAIHAKRVTVFPRDIQLARRIRGVDNL from the exons ATGCGTCACGATGATTCATCTGCCAGCCGCCGCAAGGGCAAAATCCCCAAACGTCGGCCCCCGTTGCCTAGCCCAGGAACCTCCGGTTCAACACCCAAGTCTCCAAGACGGA AGCCGCCCCCCGCATCTCCCAAGAAGAGAAGGTTTCGTCCAGGGACTAAAGCCTTAATGGAGATCCGCAAGTTCCAGAAGAGCACCGATCTTCTGCTCAGGAAGGGACCCTTCTCCCGCCTG GTCCGTgaggtgtgtgagagtttttccAGAGAATCTCTCAGATGGCAGGTCTACGCTCTTCTGGCCCTGCAGGAG GCTGCAGAGGCATTTCTCGTTATGATATTCTCAGATGCCAACCTGTGCGCCATCCACGCCAAGCGGGTCACCGTGTTCCCCCGTGACATCCAGCTGGCCAGGAGAATCCGCGGGGTGGACAACCTGTAA
- the LOC121960108 gene encoding histone H3-like centromeric protein A isoform X1 encodes MRHDDSSASRRKGKIPKRRPPLPSPGTSGSTPKSPRRSRVSKPPPASPKKRRFRPGTKALMEIRKFQKSTDLLLRKGPFSRLVREVCESFSRESLRWQVYALLALQEAAEAFLVMIFSDANLCAIHAKRVTVFPRDIQLARRIRGVDNL; translated from the exons ATGCGTCACGATGATTCATCTGCCAGCCGCCGCAAGGGCAAAATCCCCAAACGTCGGCCCCCGTTGCCTAGCCCAGGAACCTCCGGTTCAACACCCAAGTCTCCAAGACGGAGTAGGGTTTCAA AGCCGCCCCCCGCATCTCCCAAGAAGAGAAGGTTTCGTCCAGGGACTAAAGCCTTAATGGAGATCCGCAAGTTCCAGAAGAGCACCGATCTTCTGCTCAGGAAGGGACCCTTCTCCCGCCTG GTCCGTgaggtgtgtgagagtttttccAGAGAATCTCTCAGATGGCAGGTCTACGCTCTTCTGGCCCTGCAGGAG GCTGCAGAGGCATTTCTCGTTATGATATTCTCAGATGCCAACCTGTGCGCCATCCACGCCAAGCGGGTCACCGTGTTCCCCCGTGACATCCAGCTGGCCAGGAGAATCCGCGGGGTGGACAACCTGTAA